In Pseudofrankia saprophytica, one genomic interval encodes:
- a CDS encoding phosphocholine-specific phospholipase C — protein sequence MVDIDRRRFLSLAGGTAALVALDQSIARAAAIPANRRTGTIKDVEHIVVLMQENRSFDHYFGTLRGVRGFGEPHPVVLPGGKPVWNQPNGTGELLPFHPDAADLGAAFLTGLPHSWTDGHQALNNGVYNQWVPAKGTATMAYLQRQDAAFHYALADAFTVCDAYYCSFVGNTDPNRYYMWTGWTGNDGKDGGPVLYNDELGYDWKTYPERLEAAKISWKVYQDEGTGLDAAGSWGWTSDPYIGNYGDTSLLYFNTYRNAQPGSPLYEKARVGTKAAAGQDYFELLRADVKANKLPSISYVTAPEAFSEHSNWPSNYGAWYIAKVLDALTSNPDVWSKTVLLVTYDENDGFFDHLVPPHPNSELIPGASTVKTDNEVYRGPLGNGHYGLGPRVPMYVVSPWSVGGWVASETFDHTSIIQFMEKRFGVKEPNITPWRRAICGDLTSAFDFSKDRTDKPKLPDTSSWAPKDRDRHPTYNPAVPATGTMPKQERGQKPARPTPYDLSVHETSKVGAAILAVEFENDGRLGAHFQARLLAPVGVPHSYTVGSGAKLKASWPVAGDYDVHIHGPNGFFRRFAGTVGKDKVYVEVRQLANTPVLQVSIDAPKDVTVDVRSAYDKQGGSGTGDRKVKIDTKDFGNWYDVTVSVSGTKWVRTFAGHLEDGKPSVSDPQLGA from the coding sequence GTGGTCGACATCGATCGCCGCAGGTTCCTGAGCCTGGCCGGCGGGACGGCCGCTCTGGTCGCACTCGACCAGAGCATCGCGCGCGCCGCCGCGATCCCCGCCAACCGCCGGACCGGAACCATCAAGGACGTCGAGCACATCGTCGTCCTGATGCAGGAGAACCGGTCCTTCGATCACTACTTCGGCACGCTGCGCGGCGTCCGGGGCTTCGGCGAGCCGCACCCGGTGGTCCTGCCCGGAGGCAAGCCGGTCTGGAACCAGCCCAACGGCACAGGCGAGCTGCTCCCGTTCCACCCGGACGCCGCCGACCTCGGCGCGGCCTTCCTCACCGGCCTCCCGCACAGCTGGACCGACGGCCACCAGGCCCTCAACAACGGCGTCTACAACCAGTGGGTGCCGGCCAAGGGCACGGCCACCATGGCTTACCTGCAGCGCCAGGACGCGGCCTTCCACTACGCGCTCGCGGACGCCTTCACCGTCTGTGACGCGTACTACTGCTCGTTCGTCGGCAACACCGACCCGAACCGCTACTACATGTGGACGGGCTGGACCGGCAACGACGGCAAGGACGGCGGCCCGGTCCTCTACAACGACGAGCTCGGCTACGACTGGAAGACCTACCCGGAGCGCCTTGAGGCCGCCAAGATCAGCTGGAAGGTCTACCAGGACGAGGGCACCGGACTCGACGCCGCCGGCTCCTGGGGCTGGACCAGCGACCCCTACATCGGCAACTACGGCGACACGTCGCTGCTCTACTTCAACACCTACCGCAACGCCCAGCCTGGCAGCCCGCTCTACGAGAAGGCGCGCGTCGGCACCAAGGCCGCGGCAGGCCAGGACTACTTCGAGCTGCTGCGCGCCGACGTCAAGGCGAACAAGCTCCCCAGCATCAGCTACGTCACCGCGCCCGAGGCGTTCAGCGAGCACTCGAACTGGCCGTCGAACTACGGCGCCTGGTACATCGCCAAGGTCCTCGACGCGCTGACCAGCAACCCCGACGTGTGGAGCAAGACCGTCCTGCTCGTCACCTACGACGAGAACGACGGCTTCTTCGACCACCTCGTCCCGCCGCACCCGAACAGCGAGCTGATTCCCGGCGCGAGCACCGTCAAGACGGACAACGAGGTCTACCGCGGCCCGCTCGGCAACGGCCACTACGGCCTCGGCCCGCGGGTCCCGATGTACGTCGTCTCGCCGTGGAGCGTCGGCGGCTGGGTGGCCTCGGAGACGTTCGACCACACGTCGATCATCCAGTTCATGGAGAAGCGCTTCGGCGTCAAGGAGCCAAACATCACCCCGTGGCGGCGGGCGATCTGTGGCGACCTGACCTCCGCCTTCGACTTCTCGAAGGACAGGACTGACAAGCCGAAGCTCCCCGACACCAGCTCGTGGGCGCCGAAGGACCGCGACCGGCACCCCACCTACAACCCGGCCGTGCCGGCGACCGGCACCATGCCGAAGCAGGAGCGGGGGCAGAAGCCGGCCCGGCCGACGCCGTACGACCTCTCCGTCCACGAGACCTCGAAGGTGGGCGCTGCCATCCTCGCGGTCGAGTTCGAGAACGACGGCCGCCTCGGTGCGCACTTCCAGGCCCGGCTGCTCGCGCCCGTCGGCGTGCCGCACAGCTACACCGTCGGCTCGGGCGCCAAGCTCAAGGCGTCGTGGCCGGTCGCCGGTGACTATGACGTCCATATCCACGGCCCCAACGGCTTCTTCCGCCGCTTCGCGGGCACCGTGGGCAAGGACAAGGTCTACGTCGAAGTGCGCCAGTTGGCCAACACCCCTGTCCTGCAGGTGTCCATCGACGCGCCGAAGGACGTCACCGTCGACGTGCGCAGCGCCTACGACAAGCAGGGCGGGAGCGGCACCGGGGACCGCAAGGTCAAGATTGACACCAAGGACTTCGGTAACTGGTACGACGTCACTGTGTCCGTGTCGGGCACGAAGTGGGTGCGTACCTTCGCGGGGCATCTGGAGGACGGCAAGCCGTCGGTGAGCGACCCGCAGCTGGGCGCCTGA